The Pontibacter pudoricolor genome contains a region encoding:
- a CDS encoding GNAT family N-acetyltransferase has translation MPQTTAVAILDFEPRHAAKFRELNEEWITRYFVMEEADHKSLGDPQGYILDKGGYILMAEYNQEVVGTCALINEGNGVYELAKMAVTPKVQGLKIGKLLGEAAIQKAREAGAVKVYLVSNRKLETALNLYKRLGFAEVPMPPSIYERADIKMEIEL, from the coding sequence ATGCCACAAACCACAGCTGTCGCTATACTTGATTTTGAGCCCCGGCATGCCGCTAAATTCAGGGAACTGAACGAAGAATGGATAACGCGCTACTTTGTGATGGAAGAAGCCGACCATAAATCGCTGGGCGACCCGCAGGGATACATTCTCGATAAGGGAGGTTATATTCTGATGGCGGAGTACAACCAGGAAGTTGTAGGCACCTGCGCCCTGATAAACGAAGGAAATGGCGTGTATGAGCTGGCTAAAATGGCTGTAACACCCAAAGTGCAGGGCCTGAAAATAGGAAAACTGCTGGGTGAGGCCGCGATACAAAAAGCCCGTGAGGCCGGCGCTGTAAAAGTTTACCTGGTATCAAACCGGAAATTGGAGACTGCGCTTAACCTTTACAAAAGGCTTGGTTTTGCAGAAGTGCCTATGCCTCCCAGCATTTACGAGCGTGCCGATATCAAAATGGAAATAGAACTATAG